In Miscanthus floridulus cultivar M001 unplaced genomic scaffold, ASM1932011v1 fs_668_1_2, whole genome shotgun sequence, one genomic interval encodes:
- the LOC136532609 gene encoding uncharacterized protein: MGVPIHQINFPRSPSPIPGFPSSGMPVYSAPTSHMSTTAPHARAPYSGQAYEGAPPEFEGFAVPKYHKLTFNIFDGKDDPLGWLNKCDQFFRGQMTQEVDKVWLASYHLTGVALQWYIVLEADMGRPTWPDFRRLCQQRFGPALGTNHLTDLARLPFGASVDAYMEAF; the protein is encoded by the coding sequence ATGGGCGTGCCGATCCATCAGATAAATTTCCCGCGCTCGCCCTCGCCGATTCCGGGGTTCCCATCGTCCGGGATGCCAGTCTACTCCGCGCCGACCTCGCACATGTCAACGACAGCACCCCATGCCAGGGCGCCCTATTCCGGTCAGGCCTACGAGGGCGCACCGCCGGAGTTCGAGGGTTTTGCCGTACCCAAATACCACAAGCTCACCTTCAACATCTTCGACGGCAAGGACGATCCTCTCGGATGGCTCAATAAGTGTGACCAGTTCTTCCGCGGGCAGATGACTCAGGAAGTCGACAAGGTATGGCTGGCCTCTTATCATCTTACCGGGGTGGCCTTGCAGTGGTACATCGTCTTGGAGGCGGACATGGGGCGGCCCACATGGCCGGATTTCCGCCGGCTGTGCCAGCAGCGGTTCGGCCCTGCCCTCGGCACCAACCACCTCACCGACCTCGCGCGCCTGCCGTTCGGCGCCTCGGTTGACGCGTACATGGAGGCGTTCTAG